A genomic window from Fibrobacterota bacterium includes:
- a CDS encoding zf-HC2 domain-containing protein yields the protein MKPCKDLLSGISDFVDGSASDELCEEIRRHMEGCENCRVVVDTTRRTVQLFKGDELLEELPADFKERLHGSLRDAWIRKNAH from the coding sequence ATGAAACCATGCAAGGATCTGCTCTCGGGAATCTCCGATTTTGTCGACGGTTCGGCTTCCGACGAACTCTGCGAGGAAATCCGTCGGCACATGGAGGGCTGTGAAAATTGTCGCGTGGTTGTGGACACGACACGTCGAACGGTGCAATTATTCAAGGGCGACGAGCTCCTGGAGGAGCTCCCGGCTGATTTCAAGGAGCGGCTGCATGGATCCTTGCGCGACGCTTGGATCAGGAAGAACGCGCATTGA
- a CDS encoding response regulator transcription factor — MNILIAEDDPNIREGLETFLAREGFQPHGACDGVAALELALRVEPEFVILDVMMPRMGGYDVCRELRKRDPDVPILFLSARGEEVDRVVGLELGADDYLVKPFGTRELLARMNAILRRSRRAIPVAAESEETFSMGDLEILPSQLRARRGDQTIDLGPRDLAVLRLLWKKSGKVVDRQELFETCWGASFPGSTRSVDQHLSQLRRKIELDAADPKIIRTVHGAGYRFEPPRM; from the coding sequence ATGAACATCCTCATCGCCGAAGACGACCCGAACATCCGCGAAGGTCTGGAGACTTTCCTCGCCCGCGAAGGGTTCCAGCCGCATGGCGCCTGCGACGGGGTGGCTGCCCTGGAGCTCGCGTTGCGAGTTGAGCCGGAATTTGTCATCCTGGACGTGATGATGCCCCGCATGGGCGGCTACGACGTGTGCAGGGAACTTCGCAAGCGCGACCCGGACGTGCCCATCCTGTTTCTGTCGGCCCGGGGCGAGGAAGTGGACCGGGTGGTGGGCCTGGAGCTGGGGGCAGACGACTACTTGGTGAAACCTTTCGGCACCCGCGAGCTCCTGGCCAGGATGAACGCGATCCTGCGCCGTTCCCGCAGGGCGATCCCTGTCGCGGCGGAATCGGAGGAAACGTTTTCCATGGGCGACCTGGAAATCCTTCCCTCCCAGCTGCGGGCGCGTCGCGGCGACCAGACCATCGACCTCGGGCCTCGCGACCTGGCCGTGCTGCGGCTGCTTTGGAAGAAATCCGGCAAGGTGGTGGATAGACAGGAATTGTTCGAGACCTGCTGGGGAGCGAGTTTCCCAGGTTCCACGCGGTCGGTCGACCAGCATCTCAGCCAATTGCGGCGCAAGATCGAGCTCGATGCGGCCGATCCGAAGATCATCCGCACCGTCCACGGCGCGGGCTACCGCTTCGAGCCGCCCAGGATGTGA
- a CDS encoding bacteriohemerythrin, which produces MKLKWLLPTASAASLAGTILAAIGAGIFGGSASTGLAWTGIVFATAGFIAISILGRALLSHLSSSHRLLVDFSEGDLSGRMPIDSKIAELSAIARSINSAGEAQCAMVNELREATAALDREADSFRSAFQDIQTQSKQSLEASGTVAAAVEELTAGMSSMTKEGNHVDAVAADTLQRSRKVQELSSDTSQLIVQQQSTLQDTSKSLDHAIQATEALLVSGREIAGMAASIQDVAKRTRLLALNASIEAVRAGRAGAGFSVVAQEVKELARQSGELAQNIQAQVNAVATGTEEVALRIQTTKGSLGILVEESASAQESAQEQTRLSQQSQQSLETTTQSISQVARTIGESKFALDEIARSSVEVESRARAVETSLGKASTGVTDLQRLAKSFQGTVREIKVRAPFFPWTEDLKLGIHRMDDQHKVLLRLINRVADLSDSGGGGAAIRIILGQLLDYTKFHFGDEEALMRTEGFGGIDGHHKLHVVFIAEVERIVGLAGNGETVDAAAILEMLKDWLIKHIQGTDKQYARHILGGSKR; this is translated from the coding sequence TTGAAGTTGAAATGGCTGCTTCCCACCGCCTCCGCCGCCTCCTTGGCCGGAACCATCCTCGCCGCCATCGGCGCCGGCATCTTCGGAGGCTCCGCATCCACTGGCCTAGCTTGGACAGGGATTGTCTTCGCGACCGCGGGATTCATCGCCATCTCCATCTTGGGAAGAGCCTTGCTCTCCCACCTGAGTTCATCCCATCGACTCCTGGTGGATTTTTCGGAAGGCGATCTATCCGGCCGCATGCCGATCGATTCGAAGATCGCCGAACTTTCCGCGATCGCGCGCTCCATCAATTCGGCGGGTGAAGCCCAATGCGCGATGGTCAACGAACTGCGCGAGGCCACCGCGGCCCTCGACCGCGAAGCAGACTCGTTCCGATCGGCCTTCCAGGACATCCAGACCCAATCCAAGCAGAGCCTGGAAGCCTCGGGAACGGTGGCGGCCGCCGTGGAAGAACTGACCGCCGGCATGTCCAGCATGACCAAAGAGGGGAACCATGTGGACGCCGTCGCCGCCGACACATTGCAAAGATCCCGGAAAGTACAGGAATTGTCCTCCGACACTTCCCAGCTGATCGTCCAACAGCAATCCACCCTCCAGGATACATCCAAGTCGCTGGACCATGCCATCCAGGCGACCGAAGCCCTGTTGGTCTCGGGGCGTGAAATCGCTGGCATGGCAGCCTCCATCCAGGATGTGGCCAAGCGCACGCGCCTGCTGGCCCTGAACGCCTCCATCGAGGCCGTGCGGGCCGGTCGGGCCGGAGCGGGATTTTCCGTGGTGGCCCAGGAAGTCAAGGAATTGGCCCGTCAATCCGGTGAACTCGCCCAAAATATCCAAGCACAGGTCAACGCCGTGGCCACCGGCACGGAGGAAGTCGCCTTGCGGATCCAGACCACCAAAGGATCGCTTGGGATCCTGGTGGAGGAATCCGCCTCCGCGCAGGAATCCGCACAGGAACAAACCCGACTTTCACAGCAGTCTCAACAGAGCCTGGAAACCACCACCCAAAGCATCTCGCAGGTGGCTCGGACCATCGGCGAATCGAAGTTCGCGTTGGATGAAATCGCCCGCAGCAGCGTGGAAGTCGAGTCCAGAGCCCGGGCGGTGGAAACATCCCTGGGCAAAGCGTCCACCGGGGTCACGGATCTGCAGCGGTTGGCGAAATCCTTCCAAGGGACCGTGCGCGAAATCAAGGTCCGCGCTCCGTTCTTCCCTTGGACGGAAGACCTGAAACTCGGGATCCATCGAATGGACGACCAGCACAAGGTGCTGCTGCGCCTGATCAACCGGGTGGCGGATCTATCCGATTCCGGCGGGGGCGGCGCGGCCATCCGGATCATCCTGGGACAACTTCTGGACTACACCAAGTTCCATTTCGGGGACGAAGAAGCCTTGATGCGCACCGAGGGCTTTGGGGGAATCGATGGCCACCACAAGCTACACGTGGTGTTCATCGCGGAAGTGGAACGGATCGTCGGCCTGGCCGGCAATGGCGAAACGGTGGATGCCGCGGCCATCCTGGAAATGCTGAAGGACTGGCTGATCAAGCACATCCAGGGCACCGACAAGCAATATGCCCGTCACATCCTGGGCGGCTCGAAGCGGTAG
- the dinB gene encoding DNA polymerase IV, whose product MDSAHRKIVHLDMDAFYAAVEQRDNPSLRGRPVVVGGPPNSRGVVCTASYEARKFGVRSAMPCSQAARLCPQAVFVAPRFDAYKEVSRSLHGIFSDYTDRIEPLSLDEAYLDVTENKRAMEHATPIAQEIRTRIRSELHLTGSAGVSYCKFLAKVASDLRKPDGMTVIRPDQARAVIDGLPVGSFFGVGPVTEKRLREVGIATGADLHAFGEDGLSKILGRMGSFLWKLSDGRDDREVESDRERKSVGAEDTFARDETNFRALQEFLHGLAAKVSERLVRAGLQGRTITVKVKFGDFHQVTRSRTVLSPLDDAESIEQIALDLLSDTQAGESPVRLLGIQVSQFGLDAGRTPGIWEQLVLPLPNV is encoded by the coding sequence ATGGATAGCGCCCACCGAAAGATCGTGCACTTGGACATGGACGCCTTCTATGCGGCCGTGGAGCAGCGCGACAACCCGAGTTTGCGCGGAAGGCCCGTGGTGGTGGGTGGCCCGCCCAATTCCAGGGGTGTGGTCTGCACGGCCAGCTACGAGGCACGAAAGTTCGGGGTCAGAAGCGCTATGCCGTGCTCGCAGGCGGCGCGACTTTGCCCTCAAGCCGTGTTCGTGGCTCCGCGGTTCGATGCCTACAAGGAAGTATCCCGTTCGTTGCACGGGATCTTTTCCGACTACACGGACCGCATCGAGCCGTTGTCGTTGGATGAGGCGTATCTGGATGTCACGGAAAACAAGCGAGCGATGGAGCACGCGACCCCGATCGCCCAGGAGATCCGCACCCGGATCCGGTCCGAACTCCACTTGACAGGATCTGCCGGGGTCAGTTACTGCAAGTTCCTCGCCAAGGTGGCTTCCGACTTGCGCAAACCGGATGGAATGACGGTGATCCGTCCCGATCAGGCCAGAGCGGTGATCGATGGACTTCCCGTGGGAAGTTTCTTCGGGGTGGGGCCGGTCACGGAAAAACGCTTGAGGGAGGTGGGAATCGCCACCGGAGCGGATCTGCACGCCTTTGGCGAGGATGGGCTTTCCAAGATCCTGGGCCGGATGGGATCGTTCTTGTGGAAATTGTCGGATGGCCGGGACGATCGCGAGGTGGAATCGGATCGCGAACGGAAATCGGTGGGTGCCGAAGACACCTTCGCACGCGACGAGACCAACTTCCGGGCGCTGCAGGAATTTCTGCACGGCCTTGCCGCCAAGGTCTCCGAGCGGTTGGTCAGGGCGGGCCTGCAGGGACGCACGATCACCGTGAAAGTCAAGTTCGGGGACTTCCACCAAGTCACGCGATCGCGCACCGTGTTATCTCCCTTGGATGACGCCGAATCCATCGAACAAATCGCCTTGGATTTGCTATCCGATACACAAGCCGGAGAGAGTCCGGTGCGACTGTTGGGTATCCAGGTGTCGCAATTCGGGTTGGACGCGGGGCGAACTCCCGGCATCTGGGAGCAATTGGTCTTGCCTTTGCCAAACGTCTGA
- the trxA gene encoding thioredoxin: MSTTQTNTANFPREVLLSTTPVAVDFFAPWCGPCKMLGPVLEKFSDSYQGKVKVVKVDVDQEPELASRFGIRGVPTMIFFKDGKVMDQVVGLLPPAQLAEKFDKLAT; this comes from the coding sequence ATGTCGACCACACAGACCAATACCGCCAACTTCCCCCGCGAAGTCCTGCTGTCCACCACCCCCGTGGCGGTGGACTTTTTCGCACCGTGGTGCGGCCCTTGCAAGATGCTCGGCCCTGTCCTTGAAAAGTTCTCCGATTCCTACCAGGGCAAGGTCAAGGTCGTGAAAGTGGACGTGGACCAGGAGCCCGAGTTGGCCAGCCGTTTCGGGATCCGCGGCGTCCCCACCATGATCTTTTTCAAGGATGGGAAGGTGATGGACCAGGTCGTTGGACTGCTTCCCCCCGCCCAACTGGCTGAAAAGTTCGACAAGCTCGCCACCTAG
- a CDS encoding HAMP domain-containing histidine kinase — translation MIARERWIPVAAALIGPILFVGLGIREASETSERLDRDLARRSRIQLEEARERLHRFSEGIADTMSRLLDPSNSEMFRLGQTHPLILSVYQTTDGRLDEPPFGGLSAEQAAFRQRVDRLFSGRAVVASSLRSGSERQGAEGPQWIPWHWEDGLHILFQRPLDERRAIGVELDRIALLSRMAGELDMGDQNGGSIAMVDGSGRLLHAWGSRQDSSESAMGRISLTTPFETWSLELSGPQAVWAEDARRDSLRSILLRWGLASLVWVALGFLVGREWTRALREARSKTGFVQQVSHELRTPLTNIRLHAELAREGTLEDDTFRHLEVVGQETERLSRLVGNILTFARSERGNLELSIRDTDLAAELREAAEPFRPMLDRVETLLEWSVPSGELPARLDRDATSQILQNLLGNALKYAQTGKWVGISVEAAPGLWRIRVRDRGPGVPPRERERIFKPFHRLSNQITDGVAGTGIGLSIARELARAQGGDLVLESGTGGCTFLWTVARHS, via the coding sequence ATGATCGCTCGCGAACGTTGGATCCCTGTGGCCGCTGCGTTGATCGGGCCCATCCTGTTTGTCGGTCTGGGCATCCGGGAAGCCTCGGAGACCTCCGAACGATTGGATCGCGATCTGGCCCGACGCTCGCGGATCCAGTTGGAAGAGGCCCGCGAGCGCTTGCATCGGTTCAGCGAGGGCATCGCCGACACCATGTCCCGGCTCTTGGATCCGTCGAATTCTGAGATGTTCCGGCTGGGGCAAACGCATCCCTTGATCTTGTCCGTCTACCAGACCACCGATGGCCGCTTGGACGAGCCGCCTTTCGGAGGGCTTTCCGCCGAGCAGGCCGCCTTTCGCCAGCGCGTGGATCGCCTGTTCAGCGGCAGGGCGGTGGTGGCCTCCTCCCTGCGCTCGGGTTCCGAGCGGCAAGGCGCGGAAGGCCCGCAATGGATCCCTTGGCATTGGGAGGACGGGCTGCACATCCTGTTCCAGCGCCCGTTGGATGAGCGTCGGGCGATCGGGGTGGAATTGGATCGCATCGCGCTGTTGTCCCGCATGGCCGGCGAGCTGGACATGGGAGACCAGAACGGCGGCTCCATCGCGATGGTGGACGGTTCCGGTCGGCTGCTGCATGCTTGGGGGAGTCGGCAGGATAGCTCGGAATCGGCGATGGGCAGGATCTCGTTGACCACTCCCTTCGAGACCTGGAGCCTGGAATTGTCCGGTCCGCAAGCGGTATGGGCCGAGGACGCCCGCCGGGATTCGCTGCGGTCGATCCTCCTGCGGTGGGGATTGGCATCGCTGGTTTGGGTCGCGTTGGGATTTTTGGTGGGCAGGGAATGGACGCGGGCCCTGCGCGAGGCCAGATCCAAGACCGGATTCGTGCAGCAGGTGAGCCACGAATTGCGCACCCCGCTGACCAACATCCGCCTGCACGCCGAACTCGCCCGCGAGGGAACCCTGGAGGATGACACATTCCGTCACCTGGAAGTGGTGGGGCAGGAAACGGAACGGCTTTCGCGGTTGGTGGGAAACATCCTGACCTTCGCCCGTTCCGAACGCGGGAACCTGGAGCTTTCCATCCGCGACACGGACCTGGCCGCCGAATTGCGGGAAGCCGCCGAGCCGTTCCGGCCGATGCTGGATCGCGTGGAGACCTTGTTGGAATGGTCCGTTCCTTCCGGCGAGTTGCCCGCCCGACTCGATCGGGACGCGACTTCCCAGATCCTGCAGAACCTGTTGGGCAACGCGCTCAAGTACGCGCAGACCGGCAAGTGGGTGGGCATTTCCGTGGAGGCCGCTCCCGGATTGTGGCGCATCCGCGTGCGGGATCGCGGACCCGGGGTGCCGCCGCGCGAGCGCGAGCGGATCTTCAAGCCGTTCCATCGCCTGTCCAACCAGATCACCGACGGCGTGGCGGGAACCGGGATCGGTCTTTCCATCGCGCGCGAACTGGCCCGCGCCCAAGGTGGCGACCTGGTGCTGGAATCGGGTACGGGCGGGTGCACTTTCCTCTGGACCGTTGCGAGGCATTCATGA
- a CDS encoding sigma-70 family RNA polymerase sigma factor → MTLAKVTDEQLLDRAEESALVLRAKSGDFDAFDLLVKRCEKRVWTVAWRLLGTREDTENVVQSAFIKALESLETFRGESSFCTWVGRIANRKALDVLRKRKREKTSSLDELTTDDDFTPIAHPELLVDWREDPARGVEREELRQILDKALAKLPVNLRAIFVLRDVDGMDTAQAAEELGISVGNAKVRLLRARLRLREELTRAFGGEALVHHHLEPAGLGGLAAAMEHHS, encoded by the coding sequence ATGACGCTAGCGAAGGTGACCGACGAACAACTCTTGGATCGCGCCGAAGAAAGCGCATTGGTGCTCCGAGCCAAGTCTGGGGACTTCGATGCGTTCGACCTATTGGTGAAACGATGCGAAAAGCGGGTTTGGACCGTCGCGTGGCGTCTGTTGGGAACGCGGGAAGATACCGAAAACGTGGTCCAGTCCGCATTCATCAAAGCCCTGGAGTCGCTGGAAACCTTCCGAGGGGAGTCCAGCTTCTGCACCTGGGTCGGCAGAATCGCCAACCGCAAGGCCCTGGATGTCCTGCGCAAGCGCAAACGGGAAAAGACTTCGTCTCTGGATGAACTCACCACCGACGACGATTTCACCCCGATCGCCCACCCTGAGCTTCTCGTGGATTGGCGGGAAGACCCGGCACGCGGAGTGGAGCGCGAGGAGTTGCGCCAAATCCTGGACAAAGCCCTGGCGAAACTCCCCGTGAACCTGCGTGCGATCTTTGTCCTGCGCGATGTGGACGGAATGGATACCGCCCAGGCCGCTGAAGAACTGGGCATCAGCGTTGGAAATGCCAAGGTCCGACTTCTGCGCGCCCGATTGCGCCTGCGGGAAGAACTCACGCGCGCCTTCGGGGGAGAAGCTCTGGTCCACCACCACCTGGAACCCGCCGGCTTGGGCGGTTTGGCCGCTGCCATGGAGCACCACTCATGA
- a CDS encoding methyl-accepting chemotaxis protein — translation MAKWFAMARQSILRNLRLSMLGFGFAMGVIFPIYAHFFVIWKPGMFLWFVAGAVAAGIIVGVANQWMVKVILLKPLGRIRDLSQAMGEGDLEQRLELESEDQVGEIAISLDGALRDIGTSIAAVKARSMEGAAWIERLHAAHDTWEEAFLAIDRTVNGASDRIRSVTDGLEGLRTASDQGTQNARLLEERLIQQTSAMASLGDRSLSQVEAMQLVDTCLGELRSRMDDLASHAKGACELQDEMTKIARQTRLISLNASIEAVRAGEAGHGFGVVAAEVRQLAFASMQAGTSIAANLAGIQAGVDGVLNTMRALQTQVEHAREFGLEVKDRMTENAQALDSVAEIGRQLQSLVGFSRSARSTPTANSKKPRSDWTTPVKESRSRWTT, via the coding sequence ATGGCAAAATGGTTTGCGATGGCGCGCCAATCGATCCTCAGGAACCTGAGATTGTCCATGTTGGGCTTCGGGTTCGCGATGGGAGTGATCTTCCCGATCTACGCCCATTTCTTCGTGATCTGGAAACCCGGCATGTTCCTGTGGTTCGTGGCGGGAGCGGTGGCCGCGGGAATCATCGTAGGGGTGGCCAACCAATGGATGGTCAAGGTCATCCTGCTCAAACCCTTGGGCCGCATTCGCGATCTCTCCCAAGCCATGGGCGAAGGCGACCTGGAACAACGCCTTGAATTGGAAAGCGAAGACCAGGTGGGAGAGATCGCCATCTCCCTGGATGGAGCCTTGCGCGACATCGGCACCTCCATTGCGGCGGTGAAGGCCCGTTCCATGGAAGGCGCAGCGTGGATCGAACGGCTCCATGCGGCCCACGACACGTGGGAGGAGGCGTTCCTGGCGATCGACCGGACCGTCAACGGCGCCAGCGATCGGATCCGTTCCGTGACGGATGGATTGGAAGGATTGCGCACGGCATCCGACCAAGGGACCCAGAACGCCCGTTTGCTGGAGGAGCGACTGATCCAACAGACATCGGCGATGGCGTCCCTGGGCGACCGTAGCCTTTCCCAGGTGGAAGCGATGCAACTGGTCGACACCTGTCTGGGAGAACTGCGCTCCCGCATGGACGACCTGGCCTCCCACGCGAAGGGGGCATGCGAGCTCCAGGACGAGATGACAAAAATCGCCAGACAGACCCGGTTGATCTCCCTGAACGCCTCCATCGAGGCTGTGCGCGCGGGCGAAGCCGGTCACGGATTCGGCGTGGTCGCCGCGGAAGTGCGCCAACTGGCCTTCGCTTCCATGCAGGCGGGAACCAGCATCGCCGCCAATCTCGCCGGCATCCAGGCCGGCGTGGACGGAGTCCTGAACACCATGCGCGCGCTCCAGACCCAGGTGGAACACGCCCGGGAGTTCGGGTTGGAGGTCAAGGACCGCATGACGGAAAACGCCCAAGCTCTGGATTCCGTCGCCGAAATCGGCCGACAGCTCCAGTCCTTGGTGGGGTTTTCCAGGAGCGCACGCTCCACACCAACGGCGAACTCCAAGAAGCCACGCTCGGACTGGACGACGCCCGTCAAGGAATCCAGGTCTCGATGGACGACATGA
- a CDS encoding OmpA family protein gives MSSRRSAALIATLFASATFASTPTLENSVGMGAGLGVQHYMGSFGDHSSLYGRGLVAYHPLEWLGTRATAGFGNIQSDSKSTPTFHTEWFFNVGADLVLQPTLWQAPVRPYLASGLSTTFGSAGRKDSKSLDDLDWNLYTPVELGLEVLIGESWSVWAFGESYLYMTKYSRLDGKTTGTGYSQQRDDWEKAGIGITYRFGGHRDRDEDGVDDKIDRCPSTPVIANVDSVGCPIDTDKDGVADFKDRCTATPSIAKVDTIGCPRDTDKDKVPDFKDKCPNSQTDERVDLNGCPPDSDKDGLPDATDKCPGTPDGVKVDDFGCAVDTDKDGVVDALDKCPATVAGTKVDARGCTVDSDKDGVSDDKDICPSTIAGAKVDGSGCPYDADRDGVADDKDKCPNTKLGERVDTAGCQIIVIEKGTKLTLDGIVFKVGSAQIDAVSAPALKGAAAAIMLAPTAIIEIAGFTDNKGKEPANKSLSQKRADAVKAYLLKLKVPASQLTSKGYGSLEPVADNATEPGRAKNRRIEFRVK, from the coding sequence ATGAGTTCAAGAAGATCGGCAGCCCTGATAGCGACTCTCTTCGCATCAGCCACCTTTGCCTCCACTCCGACATTGGAGAACAGCGTGGGGATGGGAGCTGGACTCGGCGTACAGCACTACATGGGCTCCTTCGGCGATCACAGCAGCCTTTACGGCCGAGGGCTTGTGGCCTACCATCCGCTGGAATGGCTCGGAACCCGCGCAACGGCAGGTTTTGGCAACATCCAAAGCGATTCCAAGAGCACTCCGACGTTCCATACGGAATGGTTCTTCAATGTCGGCGCGGACCTGGTGCTCCAGCCGACTCTGTGGCAGGCTCCCGTCAGGCCCTACCTCGCCTCTGGCCTTTCCACCACCTTCGGATCGGCCGGCCGCAAGGACAGCAAATCGCTGGATGACCTGGACTGGAACCTTTACACGCCGGTCGAACTTGGATTGGAAGTGTTGATCGGTGAGTCCTGGTCCGTATGGGCCTTCGGCGAATCGTATCTGTACATGACCAAGTACAGCCGCCTGGATGGCAAAACCACAGGGACCGGGTACAGCCAGCAGCGCGACGACTGGGAGAAGGCAGGGATCGGCATCACCTACCGGTTTGGCGGTCATCGCGACCGCGACGAAGACGGCGTGGACGACAAGATCGATCGCTGCCCGAGCACTCCCGTGATCGCCAATGTGGACTCCGTGGGCTGCCCGATCGACACCGACAAGGATGGTGTGGCGGATTTCAAGGACAGGTGCACTGCAACGCCCTCCATCGCCAAAGTGGACACCATCGGGTGTCCGAGGGACACGGACAAGGACAAGGTCCCCGACTTCAAGGACAAGTGCCCCAATTCCCAAACCGACGAGCGGGTGGACCTGAACGGTTGCCCGCCAGATTCTGACAAAGACGGTCTGCCCGATGCCACGGACAAATGCCCCGGCACCCCGGATGGCGTGAAGGTGGATGACTTCGGATGTGCCGTAGATACAGACAAAGACGGCGTTGTGGATGCCCTGGACAAGTGCCCCGCCACAGTCGCGGGAACCAAGGTGGATGCCCGTGGCTGCACGGTGGATTCCGACAAAGATGGCGTGTCCGACGACAAGGACATTTGCCCTTCCACGATTGCCGGCGCCAAGGTGGATGGTTCCGGATGCCCCTACGACGCCGACCGCGACGGGGTGGCCGACGACAAGGACAAGTGCCCCAACACCAAGCTCGGCGAACGCGTCGACACTGCCGGCTGCCAGATCATCGTGATCGAGAAAGGCACCAAGCTGACCTTGGATGGCATCGTGTTCAAGGTCGGATCGGCCCAGATCGACGCGGTCAGCGCCCCGGCTCTGAAGGGCGCCGCCGCCGCCATCATGCTGGCTCCTACCGCCATCATCGAGATCGCCGGCTTCACCGACAACAAGGGCAAGGAGCCCGCCAACAAGAGCCTGAGCCAAAAGCGCGCCGACGCCGTGAAGGCCTACCTGCTCAAGCTGAAGGTTCCCGCCAGCCAGCTGACCTCCAAGGGGTACGGCTCCCTGGAGCCCGTGGCGGACAACGCGACCGAACCGGGACGCGCCAAGAACCGAAGGATCGAATTCCGCGTGAAGTGA
- a CDS encoding FAD-dependent oxidoreductase: MHPSIHEIDTDSFESTVLNAPLAVVDFYSDECPPCEALAPKFESLATLYGKDVVFTKVFRQKNRALAESLGVKGSPSVLLFQNGKQVGQTLSGGIRKSVLQAGLDGLVGAQRAQEIRALETPTQSHFDVLVVGAGPAGMTAALYAAQAQKSVVVIDSLLAGGAMGATHQIANYPGFPKPVPGWQLAEHFREQATLAGVQWRLASEITRLDLTDRIAVVDRLETIHAKKIILAMGTTPRPLGITGERELLGKGLSTCATCDAKYMVDKDVVVIGGGDSALEESQLIAQFARSVTIVHRRDEFRAKPQHVDAAKANPKISFLLDTKPTAFRKVGNDLELDLESVKTGEATRRTVGGVFLFVGMLPNLDLTKNALELEEDGSVKVDEWRRTNIPHVYAVGDLVKKPVKQVTMAVADGTVAGIDAARSIGG; the protein is encoded by the coding sequence ATGCATCCGTCCATCCATGAAATCGACACCGACTCTTTCGAGTCCACCGTCCTGAACGCTCCCCTGGCCGTGGTGGACTTCTATTCGGACGAGTGCCCGCCCTGCGAAGCGTTGGCCCCCAAGTTCGAATCGCTCGCCACGCTGTACGGCAAGGATGTCGTGTTCACCAAGGTGTTTCGCCAGAAGAACCGGGCCCTGGCCGAATCCCTCGGTGTGAAGGGATCGCCTTCGGTTCTGTTGTTTCAAAACGGCAAACAAGTCGGCCAAACCTTGAGCGGCGGGATCCGTAAGTCCGTTCTGCAAGCGGGATTGGACGGTCTGGTGGGGGCCCAACGCGCCCAGGAAATCCGAGCCCTGGAAACCCCCACCCAATCCCACTTCGACGTGCTGGTGGTCGGGGCGGGCCCTGCCGGCATGACCGCCGCGCTCTACGCCGCCCAAGCCCAAAAGAGCGTGGTGGTGATCGACTCCCTCCTGGCCGGGGGTGCGATGGGAGCCACCCACCAGATCGCCAACTATCCCGGATTCCCTAAACCGGTGCCGGGATGGCAACTAGCCGAACACTTCCGGGAACAAGCAACGCTTGCCGGCGTGCAATGGCGCTTGGCCTCGGAAATCACCCGGCTGGACCTGACCGACCGCATCGCGGTGGTAGACCGCCTGGAGACCATCCACGCCAAGAAGATCATCCTGGCCATGGGCACCACCCCACGTCCGTTGGGGATCACAGGCGAGCGCGAGCTGTTGGGCAAAGGCCTGAGCACCTGTGCCACGTGCGATGCCAAGTACATGGTGGACAAGGACGTGGTGGTGATTGGGGGCGGAGATTCCGCCTTGGAGGAAAGCCAACTGATCGCCCAGTTCGCCCGCTCCGTGACCATCGTGCACCGCCGCGACGAGTTTCGGGCGAAGCCTCAGCATGTGGACGCCGCCAAGGCCAATCCCAAGATCTCGTTTTTGCTGGATACCAAGCCCACCGCCTTCCGAAAGGTGGGAAATGACCTCGAGCTGGATCTCGAATCGGTCAAGACGGGTGAGGCCACGCGGAGAACCGTGGGCGGCGTGTTCCTGTTCGTGGGCATGCTCCCCAACCTGGACCTGACCAAAAACGCGCTGGAATTGGAAGAAGATGGCTCGGTCAAAGTGGATGAATGGCGCCGCACCAACATCCCCCACGTCTATGCGGTTGGTGACCTGGTCAAAAAACCAGTCAAGCAAGTGACCATGGCAGTGGCAGATGGAACGGTGGCCGGAATCGACGCAGCGAGGAGCATCGGCGGGTAA